Proteins encoded in a region of the Synechococcus sp. BIOS-U3-1 genome:
- a CDS encoding formylglycine-generating enzyme family protein: MTNRRDRMITIPAGGYAIGSDSFYPEEAPVRSVEIRSFLIDITPVTNAEFARFVSETGYVTVSEKPPDPVLYPNLPPDQQNPESAVFIPPPPTVDRNQPMSWWALIEGADWSHPQGPDSGIDDLMDHPVVHLAYDDVLAYAQWVGKRLPTAEEWEVAARGGLVKQNYSWGEEMTPDGQWLANVWQGPFPWMNEQTDGWFWTSPVGAFPPNGYGLVDMCGNVWEWTSTLFPVAKGEQERRIIKGGSFLCAENYCHRFRPAALMGQTTDTATCHMGFRCAADSA, translated from the coding sequence ATGACTAATAGGCGCGATCGCATGATCACGATTCCGGCAGGAGGCTATGCAATTGGATCTGATTCTTTTTATCCAGAGGAGGCCCCAGTTCGTTCTGTCGAGATCCGCTCATTTTTGATTGATATCACTCCGGTGACCAATGCCGAGTTTGCGCGTTTCGTCTCGGAGACCGGCTACGTCACCGTTTCAGAAAAGCCACCCGATCCTGTGCTTTATCCGAACCTTCCACCGGATCAGCAGAATCCAGAGTCGGCGGTGTTCATTCCGCCTCCCCCAACGGTCGATCGTAATCAACCGATGTCGTGGTGGGCCTTGATTGAAGGAGCCGATTGGAGTCATCCCCAGGGACCTGATTCAGGCATCGACGACTTGATGGATCACCCTGTGGTGCATCTCGCCTACGACGATGTGCTGGCCTATGCCCAGTGGGTGGGCAAACGTTTGCCTACCGCTGAAGAGTGGGAGGTGGCTGCCAGAGGCGGTCTGGTGAAGCAGAACTATTCCTGGGGTGAAGAGATGACGCCCGATGGTCAGTGGCTGGCCAATGTCTGGCAGGGGCCGTTCCCCTGGATGAACGAACAAACGGATGGATGGTTCTGGACGTCTCCAGTGGGCGCATTCCCCCCCAATGGCTATGGACTAGTCGACATGTGCGGCAATGTGTGGGAATGGACCTCCACATTGTTCCCCGTTGCCAAGGGTGAACAGGAGCGCCGGATCATCAAGGGCGGATCATTTCTCTGTGCCGAGAACTATTGCCATCGCTTCAGGCCGGCGGCATTGATGGGACAGACCACCGACACGGCAACCTGCCACATGGGCTTCCGTTGTGCGGCCGATTCAGCCTGA
- a CDS encoding YidH family protein, which yields MSNTNTELAKTRNRAAAERTTLAWIRTALALISFGFGLDKIISAIRDVGGEANIGNDIGVQLMSMGFIGVGIFTLLIAMRQHKRELIRLRNDPYLYRDEPSLSIATATAVLLIGVIAFLLLLSGFI from the coding sequence ATGAGCAATACCAATACGGAGCTGGCCAAAACCCGGAATCGAGCGGCGGCGGAGCGCACAACACTGGCCTGGATCCGAACAGCCCTGGCTCTGATCAGTTTTGGATTCGGTCTCGACAAGATCATCAGCGCCATCCGTGATGTAGGAGGCGAAGCCAATATCGGCAACGACATCGGCGTGCAACTGATGTCGATGGGATTCATCGGGGTTGGCATTTTCACGTTGCTGATTGCCATGAGACAGCACAAACGTGAGCTGATCCGCTTGCGCAATGACCCATACCTCTACCGGGATGAGCCATCGCTTTCGATTGCCACAGCAACAGCTGTCCTACTGATCGGAGTCATTGCTTTTCTCTTACTGCTTTCAGGATTTATCTGA
- a CDS encoding DUF1622 domain-containing protein — protein sequence MEWAEHLLTHSAEALRLILECLSVLSVAVGLIAVFSRGGPLRLRAIPPHLMQRGPLTAARLTFGGWVALALEFQLGADVVQTTISREASALIQLGAVALVRTFLNYFLSLELKEKEQTP from the coding sequence ATGGAATGGGCTGAACATCTGCTAACGCATTCCGCAGAAGCATTGCGCTTGATTCTTGAGTGCCTGTCGGTGCTTTCTGTTGCGGTTGGCTTGATTGCGGTGTTCAGTCGCGGTGGGCCGCTGCGTTTGCGGGCTATTCCACCTCATTTGATGCAACGGGGACCACTGACTGCAGCGCGTCTGACCTTCGGTGGTTGGGTTGCTTTGGCTCTGGAGTTTCAGCTTGGTGCTGATGTGGTGCAGACCACAATCAGCAGAGAGGCTTCGGCATTGATTCAGCTGGGAGCAGTGGCATTAGTGCGTACATTCTTGAATTACTTTTTGAGCCTGGAGCTCAAAGAAAAAGAGCAGACCCCTTAA
- a CDS encoding arylsulfatase, translating to MTTSQRVDGSILPFPAKPSGSKAGTTMQDSTYSPLPEPKRLPDDAPNILVVLIDDAGPAMPECLGGEMHTPTLQAVKDAGVGFNRFHTTAMCSPTRSSLLCGRNHTFTGNGQICEFANDWDGYSGRIPESCALQADVLRNYGYATGAWGKWHNTPANETTAAGPFENWPTGLGFEYFYGFLAGECSQYEPHLVRNTTVVLPPKTAAEGYHVSEDLADDAINWLQTHKALRSEKPFYMYWASGALHGPHHVNKEWADKYKGKFDEGWDAYREKAFKNAKAKGWIPENAQLTPRHPRLAAWDSIPDHQKPFQSRLMEVLAGFAEHTDHQVGRILSEIERLGYEENTLVVYIWGDNGSSGEGQDGTISELLAQNSIASEIDEHIKVLDDLGGLDALGSPLVDNMYHAGWAWAGSTPYQGMKLMASYLGGTRNPMMVKWPKGIKPDPKPRSQFHHCNDLVPTIYELVGITPPKVVNGVEQDPIHGTSFAYAFNAPDAPGELKTQFFDIMGARSIYHNGWIAGAVGPRLPWVKGVDPDILTWSPDTDDWELYNLDDDWSQSKNIADQHPEKLQMLKNLFLVESAKYKNLPIGGGLWTIIFHPELKVAPEATSWELPGTITRIPEPCAPRLGCLNNKVTIDMEIPENASGVLYKLGANSGGLTLYMDQGILTYEYNLFIIERTKLRSSQPLPAGRHKLEIVTQHTDDNPRGPLSIKVSVNGSQVIDGTVPRVAAVLFTANDCLDVGQALGSPVSLDYHERAPFKFNGSIHTMHVEYLD from the coding sequence ATGACAACCAGTCAACGAGTCGATGGGTCGATCCTGCCCTTCCCCGCCAAGCCATCGGGAAGCAAGGCTGGTACGACAATGCAGGATTCGACGTATAGCCCACTGCCCGAGCCCAAGAGGCTTCCAGACGATGCACCTAACATCCTTGTGGTGCTGATTGATGACGCCGGCCCGGCCATGCCGGAATGCCTCGGCGGTGAGATGCACACGCCCACGCTTCAGGCGGTCAAAGACGCCGGAGTTGGCTTCAATCGCTTCCACACCACAGCGATGTGTTCACCAACACGCTCTTCATTGCTCTGCGGCCGCAACCACACTTTCACAGGTAACGGCCAGATCTGTGAATTCGCCAACGACTGGGACGGCTACTCAGGACGCATTCCTGAAAGCTGTGCACTGCAGGCCGACGTTTTGCGCAACTACGGCTATGCCACTGGCGCATGGGGCAAATGGCACAACACACCGGCCAACGAAACCACAGCAGCAGGTCCCTTTGAAAACTGGCCGACTGGACTCGGCTTTGAATACTTCTACGGCTTCCTCGCCGGCGAATGCTCCCAGTACGAGCCGCATCTGGTGCGTAACACCACGGTGGTGTTGCCACCGAAAACTGCAGCTGAGGGTTACCACGTCAGTGAAGATCTGGCCGATGACGCCATCAACTGGCTGCAAACCCACAAGGCACTCCGATCCGAAAAACCCTTCTACATGTACTGGGCATCCGGAGCCCTGCATGGTCCTCACCATGTCAATAAGGAATGGGCAGACAAGTACAAGGGCAAGTTCGACGAGGGTTGGGACGCTTATCGCGAAAAGGCCTTTAAAAATGCCAAGGCCAAGGGCTGGATTCCAGAGAACGCCCAGCTCACACCACGTCATCCCCGCTTAGCGGCATGGGACTCCATCCCCGATCACCAGAAACCCTTCCAGTCGCGTTTGATGGAAGTTCTGGCTGGCTTTGCCGAACACACGGATCATCAGGTTGGTCGCATCCTTTCCGAGATTGAACGGCTCGGTTACGAAGAGAACACCCTGGTTGTCTACATCTGGGGAGACAACGGTTCCTCTGGTGAGGGCCAGGACGGCACCATCTCTGAGCTGCTTGCTCAGAACTCAATCGCCTCGGAGATCGATGAGCACATCAAGGTGCTCGATGACCTCGGAGGACTGGATGCACTCGGCTCCCCGCTGGTCGACAACATGTACCACGCAGGCTGGGCCTGGGCTGGAAGCACGCCTTACCAAGGCATGAAGCTGATGGCTTCTTATCTCGGTGGCACCCGCAATCCCATGATGGTCAAGTGGCCCAAGGGCATCAAGCCGGATCCCAAGCCGAGGTCGCAGTTCCACCATTGCAACGACCTGGTACCAACGATCTACGAGCTGGTGGGAATCACTCCACCCAAGGTCGTCAATGGAGTGGAGCAGGATCCCATCCACGGCACTAGCTTCGCATATGCCTTCAATGCTCCTGATGCACCCGGTGAACTGAAGACCCAGTTCTTTGACATCATGGGAGCCCGATCCATCTATCACAATGGCTGGATCGCAGGTGCCGTCGGTCCTCGGCTGCCCTGGGTAAAGGGAGTCGACCCCGACATCCTCACCTGGTCACCCGACACAGACGACTGGGAGCTTTACAACCTCGACGACGATTGGAGTCAGAGCAAAAACATCGCCGATCAGCATCCAGAGAAATTGCAGATGCTCAAAAATCTGTTCCTGGTGGAATCGGCCAAATACAAAAACCTTCCCATCGGCGGCGGACTCTGGACCATCATCTTCCACCCGGAACTGAAGGTGGCCCCGGAAGCAACATCCTGGGAGTTACCAGGCACCATCACCCGCATTCCGGAACCCTGTGCTCCACGGCTTGGTTGCCTGAACAACAAAGTCACTATCGACATGGAGATTCCAGAGAATGCCAGTGGCGTGCTCTACAAACTCGGTGCCAATTCCGGTGGTCTCACTTTGTATATGGATCAGGGGATTCTCACCTATGAATACAACCTGTTCATCATTGAACGCACCAAGCTGCGCTCCAGTCAGCCACTACCTGCAGGTCGCCACAAACTGGAAATCGTGACCCAACACACTGACGACAATCCCAGGGGTCCGCTGTCGATCAAGGTGTCCGTCAATGGCTCACAAGTGATTGACGGCACGGTGCCGAGGGTGGCAGCTGTTCTGTTTACAGCCAATGACTGTCTAGATGTGGGACAGGCGCTTGGATCTCCAGTCTCACTGGATTACCACGAACGCGCACCGTTCAAGTTCAACGGATCCATCCACACCATGCACGTGGAGTATCTCGACTAG
- a CDS encoding DUF1254 domain-containing protein yields MTVFTRFPSVLLSALFLACSGSALRAADVRPKGYNTSIPEDVLTPDRVKTRIGTFNYFDGFPDDDTMAKARRQVDLGRGVQTFLNFMPAASLEMLYVGHRDGYGLRENLDIGLYEELMSSKSLWLTGNTDTVYATAFLDLSNGPIVVEVPPGTGPGTVNDAFFRFVVDMGGPGPDRGKGGKYLIVGPGQTTPANTDGYFVANTPSKINWLILRGFLDDEGKTDTARNAFRGGLKVYPYALRANPPANNFKNLTDWETNTIHANNFKFYEELDEVIQREPSDLFSPELLGMASSIGIEKGKPFNPSPEQKALLTEAVAIGNATARSILFGPKDPKNFIYPGKAGYWQTGFPGGSHEYLVNQGNGGRDMDGRTLFFYLATVNTPAMALEIPGVGSQYAFSSRDGSGAYLNGSNTYKLNIPANPPAQRFWSFVVYDPQTRAMLQSGDMPYPSKNNKRNTDMVKNDDGSIDLYFGPQAPAGMEANWVKTVPGKGWFGIFRLYGPGQEWFDRTWKLGDIEKV; encoded by the coding sequence ATGACTGTTTTTACTCGTTTCCCTTCCGTCCTTCTTTCTGCATTGTTCCTTGCGTGTAGCGGTTCAGCGTTGCGGGCCGCTGATGTGCGCCCCAAGGGCTACAACACGTCGATTCCTGAAGATGTGCTCACCCCTGACAGGGTGAAGACACGGATCGGCACATTCAATTATTTCGATGGTTTCCCCGACGACGACACGATGGCGAAGGCTCGTCGTCAGGTGGATCTTGGCCGTGGCGTGCAGACCTTCCTGAATTTCATGCCAGCGGCATCGCTCGAAATGCTCTACGTGGGGCACCGTGATGGCTACGGCCTGCGGGAGAACCTGGATATCGGCTTGTATGAAGAGCTGATGAGTTCCAAATCACTCTGGCTGACCGGCAACACCGACACGGTTTACGCCACCGCCTTCCTGGATCTCTCCAATGGTCCCATCGTGGTTGAGGTGCCACCTGGCACAGGCCCCGGCACGGTGAACGATGCCTTCTTCCGCTTTGTGGTGGATATGGGTGGCCCGGGACCAGACCGAGGTAAGGGCGGAAAATATCTGATTGTGGGTCCAGGGCAGACCACTCCTGCTAACACAGATGGCTATTTCGTTGCCAATACTCCCAGCAAGATCAACTGGTTGATCCTGCGTGGGTTTCTGGATGACGAGGGCAAGACAGACACCGCTAGAAATGCCTTCAGGGGAGGATTGAAGGTGTATCCCTACGCACTCCGAGCTAACCCTCCAGCTAACAACTTCAAGAACCTCACAGACTGGGAGACCAACACCATCCATGCGAACAACTTCAAGTTCTATGAGGAGCTTGATGAGGTGATTCAACGTGAGCCTTCCGACCTGTTCTCGCCTGAGCTTCTGGGGATGGCGTCATCAATCGGAATTGAGAAAGGCAAGCCGTTCAACCCTTCACCGGAGCAGAAGGCGCTGCTGACTGAAGCCGTTGCTATCGGCAACGCCACGGCGCGTTCGATTCTGTTCGGTCCAAAAGATCCCAAGAACTTCATCTACCCCGGCAAGGCGGGTTACTGGCAAACCGGATTTCCCGGGGGCAGTCATGAGTACCTGGTGAATCAGGGCAATGGCGGTCGTGACATGGATGGCCGCACGTTGTTCTTCTACCTGGCAACGGTGAATACACCGGCCATGGCTCTCGAGATTCCAGGTGTGGGGTCTCAGTACGCCTTCAGTTCAAGGGACGGCAGTGGCGCCTATCTCAACGGATCCAACACTTACAAACTGAATATTCCGGCTAATCCTCCGGCGCAACGGTTCTGGTCATTTGTGGTCTATGACCCGCAGACCCGCGCGATGTTGCAGAGCGGCGACATGCCCTATCCCAGCAAGAACAACAAGCGCAACACCGATATGGTGAAAAATGATGATGGCAGTATTGATCTTTATTTCGGCCCGCAAGCACCGGCTGGAATGGAGGCCAATTGGGTGAAGACCGTTCCAGGCAAGGGATGGTTCGGCATTTTCCGTCTCTATGGCCCGGGGCAGGAGTGGTTTGACCGCACTTGGAAACTTGGCGATATCGAAAAGGTCTGA
- a CDS encoding arylsulfatase produces the protein MLDQVKVSKLIRHLAVGSGLLLLSGLSTSCTDQQQALGGNLDRMNLPIAEPKPEKVTKVLPSEVPLPPQWEVTAPADAPNVVIILLDDVGYAAPSAFGGAVNMPTAEKLADNGLRYNKFHTTALCAPTRAALKSGRNHHKVNTGSIPEIATGYAGNSTVVPDYAVPVAEILRLNGYNTAAFGKWHETPGRETTAAGPQIRWPTRQGFEKFYGFVGAEDNMWEPTIHDGVTVVDAPKKDRYHFTEDMTDQAIGWVRQQKSIKPDKPFFVYYSSAGAHSPHHVGKEWIAKYKGKFDEGWDVLRERNLQNQIKAGVVPEGTQMAKAPDSIPKWDSLTPQQQKIYARQAEVFAAFTEHSDYEAGRLIQAIEDLGELDNTLVIYITGDNGASVEGDRSGHWNWNHYLNGVRETPDEQEAKLDEWGGPTTYPMYHMGWAIAFNSPFALSKQVAGDFGGTRNGTVIHWPKRIQKGGGVRTQFSHVNDVAPTILEAANLPMPKTINGIKQIPMQGTSLMYTFDAPRAKEKHNTQYFEIIGNRGIYHNGWMARTTIMYPWMAPKRMNTVAADDGWQLYDTTKDFSLSNDLADQEPQRLAAMKKKFMEEAIENQVLPLDDRLLERLVPSVAGRPTLLGDRTSMDLYPYAWNMVEDSILNVKNTSSSITAQLDVKPGQKENGVIFSQGGRFGGWSLYVENNVPAYTYNYMGKLYTFTSDQPLPVGQSELRFEIDYDGGGVGQGADVLMKINNKVVAVGRLDQTIASRFSIDEGADVGLDRGSAVTVKAIGPRRYSAYGGQIDKVTLEIYPKETDAKKS, from the coding sequence ATGCTTGATCAAGTCAAAGTCTCCAAACTGATCCGCCATCTCGCTGTAGGTAGTGGATTGCTGTTGCTCTCTGGTCTTTCCACGTCTTGTACGGATCAGCAGCAGGCCTTAGGCGGAAACCTGGATCGGATGAATTTGCCGATTGCCGAGCCGAAGCCTGAAAAGGTCACCAAGGTGCTTCCTTCGGAGGTGCCATTGCCTCCTCAGTGGGAGGTGACGGCACCAGCTGATGCCCCCAATGTGGTGATCATCCTTCTCGATGATGTGGGCTATGCAGCACCCTCCGCCTTTGGCGGTGCGGTGAATATGCCGACGGCGGAAAAGCTGGCAGATAATGGCCTGCGCTACAACAAGTTCCACACCACCGCCCTTTGTGCACCGACGAGGGCGGCTTTGAAATCCGGACGCAATCACCACAAAGTCAATACGGGTTCGATCCCAGAAATTGCAACTGGTTATGCGGGTAATTCCACCGTCGTGCCGGATTATGCCGTGCCAGTTGCAGAAATTTTGAGGCTCAATGGTTACAACACAGCGGCCTTCGGTAAGTGGCATGAAACACCAGGCCGTGAGACCACGGCAGCCGGCCCTCAGATCCGTTGGCCAACGCGGCAGGGCTTTGAAAAGTTCTACGGCTTTGTTGGGGCGGAAGACAACATGTGGGAACCCACCATTCACGATGGTGTCACCGTTGTGGACGCACCAAAGAAAGATCGGTACCACTTCACCGAAGACATGACCGATCAAGCGATCGGTTGGGTACGTCAACAGAAGTCGATCAAACCAGACAAGCCGTTTTTCGTCTACTACTCCTCAGCCGGTGCGCACTCCCCGCATCATGTGGGCAAGGAATGGATTGCCAAATACAAAGGCAAGTTCGACGAAGGCTGGGATGTTCTTCGAGAACGCAATCTTCAGAACCAGATCAAGGCAGGGGTTGTTCCTGAAGGCACTCAGATGGCCAAGGCGCCAGACAGTATTCCTAAATGGGACAGCCTCACGCCACAACAACAGAAAATCTATGCGCGTCAGGCTGAGGTTTTTGCTGCATTTACGGAGCATTCTGATTATGAAGCTGGGCGTTTGATTCAGGCGATCGAAGATCTTGGCGAACTTGATAACACTTTGGTGATCTATATCACTGGTGATAATGGTGCCAGTGTTGAAGGGGATCGAAGTGGTCATTGGAATTGGAACCACTACCTCAATGGAGTTAGAGAAACGCCTGATGAACAGGAGGCCAAGCTTGATGAGTGGGGCGGGCCTACGACCTATCCCATGTATCACATGGGCTGGGCGATCGCCTTCAATTCACCCTTTGCTCTTTCCAAGCAAGTGGCCGGCGATTTCGGTGGAACACGCAACGGCACGGTCATTCATTGGCCGAAACGCATCCAAAAGGGTGGTGGCGTTCGGACACAGTTCTCGCATGTGAATGATGTAGCCCCAACGATCCTTGAGGCGGCCAATCTGCCGATGCCCAAGACAATCAATGGCATTAAACAGATTCCAATGCAAGGAACCAGTCTGATGTATACCTTTGACGCACCACGCGCCAAAGAAAAGCACAATACACAGTATTTTGAAATTATTGGTAATCGAGGCATCTATCACAACGGCTGGATGGCGAGGACAACAATCATGTATCCCTGGATGGCGCCGAAACGAATGAACACGGTTGCGGCCGATGATGGATGGCAGCTCTATGACACCACCAAGGATTTCAGCCTCTCGAATGATCTCGCCGATCAAGAGCCGCAACGCCTTGCGGCCATGAAGAAGAAGTTCATGGAAGAGGCGATTGAAAACCAGGTGTTGCCGCTTGACGATCGTCTGCTCGAGCGTCTTGTGCCTTCTGTCGCTGGTCGGCCGACACTTCTGGGTGATCGGACGTCGATGGATTTGTATCCCTATGCCTGGAATATGGTCGAAGACTCGATCCTCAACGTTAAGAACACTTCCAGCAGCATTACGGCTCAGTTGGATGTGAAGCCAGGCCAGAAAGAGAATGGAGTGATCTTCTCCCAGGGCGGTCGCTTCGGTGGCTGGTCTCTCTATGTAGAGAACAATGTGCCTGCTTACACCTACAACTACATGGGCAAGCTGTACACCTTCACCAGTGATCAGCCGTTACCAGTTGGTCAGTCTGAACTTCGCTTTGAGATCGACTACGACGGCGGTGGTGTTGGTCAAGGTGCCGATGTGCTGATGAAGATCAACAATAAGGTTGTGGCCGTCGGTCGCCTTGATCAGACCATTGCGTCTCGATTCTCCATTGATGAAGGTGCGGATGTTGGTCTTGATCGTGGCTCTGCGGTCACGGTTAAGGCCATTGGTCCCCGGCGTTACAGTGCCTATGGCGGGCAAATTGATAAAGTCACACTTGAGATCTATCCCAAAGAGACTGATGCCAAGAAGAGCTGA
- a CDS encoding flavin monoamine oxidase family protein produces MKTVDVVVIGGGFAGITAARDLQKRGFNVMVLEARDRLGGRTWSTDRNGFHVELGGTWIHWTQPFVWAEKERYGLEIQETPGCVAERVAIKVDGQVQELREDQLVEFVSGFEQFFAEAQQVWERPYDSHYNWSAIEQRDSLSVADRLAALDLTPLQRTSLGGFLEILSMNQPENASYLEMMRCWSLTGWNYALFNDSAARYKLKLGTGDLVQSMASDGGFDVMLDTSVTSVQQTANGVTVTTAAGEQVNAKRAVVTVPLNVLHSVAFDPPLSPVKVEASKLKHVGGGAKVFFEVEGDPGAVMTLARSTDSALVGSFTYQRGDQRSVLAGFSLEPDALEKSVAEWQSVLEEFVPSIRLLSTFGHDWGGDALSQGSWCTYRPGTFVRFADELPKRDNNLFFASGDHGEGWRGFIEGAISSGSKTAVAVAASLNH; encoded by the coding sequence ATGAAGACCGTTGATGTTGTTGTGATCGGTGGTGGCTTTGCCGGCATCACCGCTGCCAGGGATCTGCAGAAGCGTGGATTCAACGTGATGGTGCTTGAGGCGCGCGATCGCTTAGGTGGTCGCACCTGGAGCACCGATCGCAATGGATTCCATGTGGAGCTGGGTGGCACCTGGATTCACTGGACCCAACCTTTTGTGTGGGCCGAAAAGGAACGCTACGGCCTCGAGATTCAGGAAACGCCTGGGTGTGTCGCCGAGCGGGTGGCGATCAAAGTGGATGGGCAGGTGCAGGAGTTGCGCGAGGACCAACTCGTTGAGTTTGTCTCAGGTTTCGAGCAGTTCTTTGCTGAAGCTCAACAGGTGTGGGAACGCCCTTATGACTCCCATTACAACTGGAGCGCGATCGAGCAACGCGACTCTTTGAGTGTGGCCGACCGTCTTGCTGCTCTGGATCTCACGCCGTTACAGCGCACCAGTCTTGGTGGCTTCCTCGAGATTCTGTCGATGAATCAGCCGGAGAACGCCTCCTATTTAGAGATGATGCGCTGTTGGTCACTCACGGGGTGGAACTATGCCTTATTCAATGACTCTGCAGCCCGCTACAAACTCAAGCTTGGCACCGGCGATCTGGTGCAATCGATGGCTAGTGATGGTGGCTTTGATGTGATGCTCGACACCAGCGTCACATCTGTTCAGCAGACGGCCAACGGCGTGACGGTGACGACAGCCGCTGGTGAGCAGGTGAATGCCAAGCGTGCTGTGGTCACCGTGCCGCTGAATGTGCTTCACAGTGTGGCGTTTGATCCACCGCTGAGTCCTGTGAAAGTGGAGGCGTCAAAGCTCAAGCATGTGGGTGGTGGAGCCAAGGTGTTTTTTGAGGTGGAGGGTGATCCAGGCGCGGTGATGACTCTGGCCAGGTCGACAGACTCTGCTCTCGTTGGCAGCTTCACCTATCAGCGCGGTGATCAGCGTTCGGTGTTGGCTGGTTTCAGTTTGGAGCCTGATGCACTGGAAAAATCTGTTGCTGAATGGCAATCGGTTCTTGAGGAGTTTGTTCCAAGTATTCGGCTGCTGTCGACCTTCGGACACGACTGGGGAGGTGATGCGCTGTCCCAGGGGAGTTGGTGCACGTACCGACCTGGTACCTTCGTGCGCTTCGCTGATGAACTACCGAAGCGGGACAATAATTTGTTCTTTGCCTCGGGCGATCATGGTGAGGGCTGGCGTGGCTTTATTGAAGGAGCCATTTCCAGTGGATCCAAGACTGCAGTGGCTGTGGCAGCAAGCCTCAACCACTGA
- a CDS encoding neuromedin U — translation MVARYLRSSGSAWLLAFAALLVPSAVDAQDQSQFLIDEAVEFDFTPLVLGELAQAPSSSQEPGTDNQPVTVTPGESASAEDASLAKAAQNPIASLISLPIQWNSTPGTQWAPNVLDPDAKHNQTQNVVNVQPVIPFKVSEGLTLVTRTIVPFISQPFARSTNIQGLGDINPSVFFVPTLKGNFTVGVGPTVVIPSATDSRLASGRWSAGPTGVLVYTKGKIVAGGLINNVWSFAGGGKKDVNKMLIQPFLNYNLPKGWYLSSSPIITADWMSKDNKGWTVPVGAGIGRVFKLGTQPINASLSAYYNAIKPEIAGETLMGDWTFRLQAQFLFPTGG, via the coding sequence ATGGTTGCCCGCTATTTGAGGAGTTCTGGATCAGCGTGGCTACTGGCTTTTGCTGCTCTTCTTGTTCCTTCAGCTGTTGACGCTCAGGACCAGTCTCAATTTCTTATTGACGAGGCAGTTGAATTTGATTTCACTCCGCTCGTCTTGGGCGAACTTGCACAGGCTCCATCAAGCTCGCAGGAGCCTGGTACGGATAATCAACCGGTTACAGTAACTCCAGGCGAATCAGCATCTGCAGAAGATGCTTCTCTGGCTAAGGCGGCACAGAACCCGATTGCCAGTTTGATCAGTCTTCCTATTCAGTGGAACAGCACTCCCGGCACGCAGTGGGCGCCGAATGTGCTTGATCCAGATGCCAAGCACAACCAGACCCAAAATGTTGTCAATGTGCAGCCCGTTATTCCATTTAAGGTCAGTGAAGGGCTGACGCTGGTGACGCGAACGATTGTTCCGTTTATTTCCCAGCCTTTTGCTCGTAGTACCAACATCCAGGGCTTGGGTGATATCAATCCTTCCGTCTTTTTCGTGCCCACTCTGAAGGGGAACTTCACGGTTGGTGTAGGTCCAACGGTGGTTATTCCTTCTGCTACTGACTCTCGGCTCGCCTCGGGGCGCTGGAGTGCGGGACCTACTGGAGTACTTGTCTATACCAAAGGCAAAATTGTTGCTGGTGGTTTGATTAATAATGTGTGGTCATTCGCTGGAGGTGGCAAAAAAGATGTCAATAAAATGTTAATCCAACCATTCCTGAATTATAACCTTCCTAAGGGTTGGTATCTCAGTAGTTCGCCAATTATTACCGCGGATTGGATGAGCAAAGATAATAAGGGCTGGACAGTTCCTGTGGGCGCCGGTATTGGAAGGGTTTTTAAGCTTGGAACTCAGCCAATCAATGCTTCTCTCAGTGCCTATTACAACGCGATTAAGCCTGAGATTGCCGGCGAGACTTTGATGGGCGATTGGACTTTCCGGCTTCAGGCCCAATTCCTGTTTCCAACCGGGGGCTGA